Proteins encoded in a region of the Anopheles aquasalis chromosome 2, idAnoAquaMG_Q_19, whole genome shotgun sequence genome:
- the LOC126571516 gene encoding 5'-deoxynucleotidase HDDC2 produces MNYIKFMEVVGNVKHLKRTGWVIRKVKDCETVSSHMYRMAMMSFFLEDSHGLDRTRVMEMSLVHDLAEGIVGDITPYCGVSREEKILREFSAMTEIANLLGPNNDKMMALFNEYEEGKTPEAKFVKDLDRLDMVMQAFEYEKRDSCPLQLQEFFDSTENKFSHPLIVDIVNAIKDERAKQVVFSDASNSKMAGK; encoded by the exons ATGAACTACATCAAGTTTATGGAGGTGGTAGGCAATGTCAAG CACCTGAAACGGACAGGATGGGTGATACGCAAAGTAAAAGACTGTGAAACCGTCTCTAGTCACATGTACCGCATGGCAATGATGTCATTTTTCCTCGAAGATAGCCACGGACTGGACCGTACTCGCGTGATGGAAATGT CCTTGGTCCACGATTTGGCGGAGGGTATTGTAGGAGACATCACACCTTACTGTGGAGTTTCACGGGAGGAAAAGATACTACGAGAATTTTCCGCAATGACTGAAATAGCTAATTTGCTCGGGCCCAACAATGATAAAATGATGGCTTTATTCAAT GAATACGAAGAAGGCAAAACTCCTGAAGCCAAATTTGTCAAGGATCTCGACCGACTAGATATGGTGATGCAGGCTTTTGAGTACGAGAAGCGGGACAGCTGTCCTCTGCAGTTGCAAGAATTTTTCGACTCGACGGAAAACAAGTTTTCGCACCCGCTGATCGTTGACATAGTGAACGCCATAAAGGATGAACGAGCTAAACAGGTCGTGTTTTCCGATGCATCCAATAGTAAAATGGCTGGGAAGTGA